In Amycolatopsis sp. EV170708-02-1, the following are encoded in one genomic region:
- a CDS encoding sensor histidine kinase, giving the protein MPTFVPRLNHLAEWKQDLVIAAGTWVLGVLVYLSGMHVLLGGKDDTPLWIRLTELTVLCLLQLLRRKVPWGLMCGLVVLGVDIAFGPSLPIFVIFTDFLYATTLYGSRRVSRVMIGIAAVGTLAAVCLALLFSSQWRTAILVAFAFLPFLVTPVWWAANVRQQRDIAHNERANAVQLATIGELDRKAAVAGERSKMARDLHDVIAGHLSAIAIQSEAALSMATADPKLSRKVLESVRENSVSALEEMRAMIGLLRADTEIEPTAPARLAELSKLVESARASGLTVELGAVPDRSAHLPAAVDLTAYRIAQEALTNAMKHAPGGRAVLDIRSNGGILTVEVRNDLQPGRPGDGGTGLGLLNMRERAAAVGGTFTAGPSGGRWLVRAELPLEGS; this is encoded by the coding sequence GTGCCCACGTTCGTCCCGCGCCTGAACCACCTCGCCGAATGGAAACAGGACCTCGTCATCGCCGCCGGCACCTGGGTCCTCGGTGTGCTGGTCTACCTCAGCGGGATGCACGTGCTGCTCGGCGGCAAGGACGACACGCCGCTGTGGATCCGGCTGACCGAACTGACCGTGTTGTGCCTCCTGCAGTTGCTGCGCCGCAAGGTCCCTTGGGGACTGATGTGCGGGCTCGTCGTCCTCGGCGTGGACATCGCGTTCGGTCCCTCGCTGCCGATCTTCGTCATCTTCACCGACTTCCTCTACGCGACGACCCTGTACGGCTCCCGGCGCGTCAGCCGGGTGATGATCGGCATCGCCGCGGTCGGGACGCTCGCGGCGGTCTGTCTGGCGCTCCTCTTCTCCTCGCAGTGGCGTACGGCGATCCTCGTCGCGTTCGCGTTCCTGCCGTTCCTGGTCACCCCGGTGTGGTGGGCGGCCAACGTCCGCCAGCAGCGGGACATCGCCCACAACGAGCGGGCGAACGCGGTCCAGCTGGCCACGATCGGCGAACTGGACCGGAAGGCCGCCGTGGCGGGGGAACGGTCGAAGATGGCGCGGGATCTGCACGACGTCATCGCCGGGCATCTCTCGGCGATCGCGATCCAGTCCGAGGCCGCGCTGTCGATGGCCACCGCCGACCCGAAGCTGTCCAGGAAGGTCCTGGAATCGGTGCGGGAGAACAGTGTCAGCGCGCTGGAGGAGATGCGCGCGATGATCGGGCTGCTGCGCGCCGACACCGAGATCGAGCCGACCGCGCCCGCCCGGCTGGCCGAACTGTCCAAACTGGTCGAATCGGCGCGGGCGAGCGGGCTGACGGTCGAACTCGGTGCCGTGCCGGACCGGTCCGCCCACCTGCCCGCCGCGGTCGACCTGACCGCGTACCGGATCGCGCAGGAGGCGCTGACCAACGCGATGAAACACGCTCCCGGCGGGCGGGCCGTCCTCGATATCCGTTCCAACGGCGGCATACTCACCGTCGAGGTGCGTAACGATCTTCAGCCGGGCCGCCCCGGCGACGGCGGGACCGGCCTCGGCCTGCTGAACATGCGGGAACGCGCCGCCGCGGTGGGCGGCACCTTCACCGCCGGACCGTCCGGCGGCCGCTGGCTGGTCCGCGCCGAACTGCCTCTGGAGGGGTCTTGA
- a CDS encoding response regulator transcription factor yields MSDGNIRVLVADDHGAIRAGLMMILGNAEGIEVVGEAADGAIAVRQAKALKPDVVLMDVRMPGVDGIAATRELTAEGLCEVLVLTTFDLDEYVHAALRAGAAGFLLKSVEASRLIEAVKLVAAGEGVLAPQVTRKLIAAFAAGTREPSAVPAGLGDLTEREREVLACLGGGLSNAQIGTRLHIGETTVKTHVSRVLTKLELRSRVQAAILAQENGVVLEG; encoded by the coding sequence TTGAGCGACGGGAACATCAGGGTGCTGGTCGCCGACGACCACGGCGCGATCCGTGCCGGGCTGATGATGATCCTCGGCAACGCCGAGGGAATCGAGGTGGTCGGCGAGGCCGCGGACGGTGCCATCGCCGTCCGCCAGGCGAAGGCGCTGAAGCCGGACGTCGTGCTGATGGACGTGCGGATGCCCGGGGTCGACGGCATCGCGGCCACGCGGGAACTGACCGCGGAGGGGCTGTGCGAAGTCCTCGTGCTCACCACCTTCGATCTCGACGAGTACGTCCATGCCGCCCTGCGGGCGGGCGCGGCCGGGTTCCTGCTGAAGTCGGTGGAGGCGTCGCGGCTGATCGAGGCGGTGAAGCTGGTCGCGGCGGGCGAAGGTGTGCTCGCGCCGCAGGTCACGCGGAAGCTGATCGCCGCCTTCGCCGCCGGGACCCGTGAGCCTTCCGCTGTGCCCGCCGGGCTCGGCGACCTGACCGAACGCGAGCGCGAAGTGCTGGCTTGCCTGGGCGGCGGCCTGTCCAACGCGCAGATCGGGACGCGGCTGCACATCGGCGAGACCACGGTGAAGACGCATGTCTCCCGGGTGCTGACGAAACTGGAGCTGCGGTCACGGGTGCAGGCGGCGATCCTGGCGCAGGAGAACGGTGTCGTGCTGGAGGGGTGA
- a CDS encoding APC family permease, protein MDEVLKRQDSGELKRRLHGRDLIGFGVGIIIGTGIFTLAGVEAKTHAGPSVTLSFVLGAVVAGMAALCYAELASSVPTAGSAYTYAFATLGETFAWIIGWDLLLEFALGAAVVSRGWSGYLANLMGLSPDWFGEDAKVNIGAVVIIAVLTVIAVLGIKESARVTNLLVLVKVAVCVLILAVGVFYVRGENLTPFIPAAQPPTETAGTLHQPIVQAALGLEQSVYGIAGMVTAAAVVFFAYTGFEALANLGEETVNPKRDLRVGILGALGVCALLYIGVSLVLTGMVPFAEIDAGAPLADAFDRVGQHWVGALISLGAVTGLTSVMMVELVTIGRIGFAMGRDGLLPKKFGTAHPRWGTPHRMTITGAVLIAALAAFVPISELADMVSIGALSAMIIVALAVPVLRRRRPDLERPFTVPFSPYLPIVAALACFYLMLNLDVMTWLRFAAWLLLGLLIYVFYGRKHSRFAKDDLSSTDRPS, encoded by the coding sequence GTGGACGAGGTCCTGAAACGGCAGGATTCCGGTGAGCTGAAGCGCCGCCTGCACGGGCGCGATCTGATCGGGTTCGGGGTCGGCATCATCATCGGCACCGGCATCTTCACCCTCGCCGGGGTCGAGGCGAAAACCCATGCGGGACCGTCGGTCACGCTGTCGTTCGTGCTCGGCGCCGTGGTGGCCGGGATGGCCGCCCTCTGTTACGCCGAACTCGCTTCCAGCGTGCCGACGGCCGGAAGCGCCTACACCTACGCCTTCGCCACCCTCGGCGAGACCTTCGCCTGGATCATCGGCTGGGATCTGCTGCTCGAGTTCGCCCTCGGCGCGGCCGTCGTGTCGCGCGGCTGGTCCGGCTATCTCGCGAATCTGATGGGGCTCTCCCCCGACTGGTTCGGCGAAGACGCGAAGGTCAACATAGGCGCGGTCGTGATCATCGCCGTGCTGACCGTGATCGCCGTCCTCGGGATCAAGGAGTCGGCGAGGGTGACGAATCTGCTCGTGCTGGTCAAGGTCGCGGTCTGCGTGCTGATCCTCGCGGTCGGCGTGTTCTACGTCCGCGGCGAGAACCTCACCCCGTTCATCCCGGCCGCGCAGCCGCCGACGGAGACGGCCGGGACCCTGCACCAGCCGATCGTCCAAGCCGCGCTCGGGCTCGAACAGTCCGTCTACGGCATCGCCGGGATGGTGACCGCCGCCGCCGTCGTCTTCTTCGCCTACACCGGTTTCGAGGCGCTCGCCAACCTCGGCGAGGAGACCGTGAACCCCAAACGCGATCTGCGGGTCGGCATCCTCGGCGCGCTCGGCGTCTGCGCGCTGCTCTACATCGGAGTCTCGCTGGTGCTGACCGGGATGGTGCCGTTCGCCGAGATCGACGCGGGCGCCCCGCTCGCCGACGCCTTCGACCGGGTCGGGCAGCACTGGGTTGGCGCGCTGATCTCGCTCGGCGCGGTCACCGGGCTGACGTCGGTGATGATGGTGGAACTGGTGACGATCGGCCGGATCGGCTTCGCGATGGGCCGCGACGGCCTGCTGCCGAAGAAGTTCGGCACGGCGCATCCGCGCTGGGGCACCCCGCACCGGATGACGATCACCGGCGCGGTGCTGATCGCGGCGCTGGCCGCGTTCGTCCCGATCTCCGAACTCGCCGACATGGTCAGCATCGGCGCCCTTTCGGCGATGATCATCGTCGCGCTGGCGGTCCCGGTGCTGCGCAGGCGCCGCCCGGACCTGGAACGGCCGTTCACCGTGCCGTTCTCGCCCTACCTGCCCATCGTGGCGGCGCTGGCGTGCTTCTACCTGATGCTGAACCTGGACGTGATGACGTGGCTGCGGTTCGCCGCGTGGCTGCTGCTCGGCCTGCTGATCTACGTCTTCTACGGACGCAAGCATTCCCGTTTCGCGAAGGACGACCTCAGCTCCACAGACCGGCCGTCGTGA
- a CDS encoding DUF6885 family protein, producing MSSGIDGDRTGLSGRRWLPGGEHLVAVARAELPQRDGLAGPFTALAALRAAGFDVAGQDEVAAAAGEGLARAIGTLSGGRLVAVPATGNWAPHSLFMLLAALWRLPRVALIAEVDPAEFGAHDTPVRALLDYLDTGIPPLWSSRWRPPEGHFVLAAGMRIGAEGTLVSIMDGYPSLGDNGLHDQPVEWVAAALKRMLVVVDDGDTEAAVDAITTAGLWS from the coding sequence ATGTCCTCCGGAATCGACGGCGACCGGACGGGGCTGTCCGGTCGCCGCTGGCTGCCTGGCGGCGAGCACCTCGTCGCCGTCGCACGGGCCGAACTCCCGCAGCGGGACGGGCTCGCCGGGCCGTTCACGGCGCTGGCCGCCCTGCGCGCGGCGGGTTTCGACGTCGCGGGCCAGGACGAGGTCGCGGCGGCCGCGGGCGAGGGCCTGGCACGGGCGATCGGGACGCTGTCGGGCGGACGGCTCGTCGCCGTGCCCGCCACCGGGAACTGGGCGCCGCACTCGTTGTTCATGCTCCTGGCGGCGCTGTGGCGGCTGCCGAGGGTGGCGTTGATCGCGGAGGTCGACCCGGCCGAATTCGGCGCGCACGACACCCCGGTGCGAGCGCTGCTCGACTATCTCGACACCGGGATCCCGCCGCTGTGGTCGTCGCGCTGGCGCCCGCCCGAGGGGCATTTCGTGCTGGCGGCCGGGATGCGCATCGGCGCCGAAGGCACCCTGGTGTCCATTATGGACGGTTATCCGTCCCTGGGGGACAACGGTTTGCACGACCAGCCGGTGGAATGGGTGGCCGCGGCACTGAAGCGGATGCTGGTCGTGGTGGACGACGGCGACACCGAGGCCGCCGTCGACGCGATCACGACGGCCGGTCTGTGGAGCTGA
- a CDS encoding GNAT family N-acetyltransferase: MAEIRRAVTVEEVVAAQHLFDGPAQREASEKFLAGEENHLLIAYEDGEPAGMITGTEVTHPDKGTEMFLNELDVSPDYQRRGIGRDLVDALAGIARERGCRGMWVGVETDNKAALATYTSAGASNDGPFIMQSWTFED; this comes from the coding sequence GTGGCCGAGATCCGGCGGGCCGTCACCGTCGAGGAGGTCGTCGCCGCCCAGCACCTGTTCGACGGCCCCGCGCAGCGGGAGGCGTCCGAAAAGTTCCTCGCGGGGGAGGAGAACCATCTCCTCATCGCCTACGAGGACGGCGAGCCCGCGGGGATGATCACCGGCACCGAGGTGACGCATCCGGACAAGGGCACCGAGATGTTCCTCAACGAGCTCGACGTCAGCCCGGACTACCAGCGGCGCGGGATCGGCCGCGACCTCGTCGACGCGCTGGCCGGGATCGCGCGGGAACGCGGCTGCCGCGGGATGTGGGTCGGGGTCGAGACGGACAACAAGGCCGCACTGGCGACCTACACCTCGGCCGGGGCGTCGAACGACGGGCCGTTCATCATGCAGTCGTGGACGTTCGAAGACTGA
- a CDS encoding DMT family transporter — MYAGAAVAVGLFSVASPAGVAWLRCLGAALVLLAWRRPPRSAWTGRTFLLAGAFGVVTAGMNVLFYEAIARLPLGTAVALEFAGPVVVAAFGSRTRRDVFALVLVAAGVLAIADVRLEGSLLGVLFALGAAAAWAGYILLGKRVAVAGNGIDGLAVGFAVGTVVLSPLALGTGAVWGSPRLLLLGIGVGVLSTVVPYALDQVVLRKAGQARFALLLALLPVTAGVVGFLWLRQVPALPEALGTLAVVAGVALRSPGKRDDSAPL; from the coding sequence ATGTACGCCGGTGCGGCCGTCGCCGTAGGTCTCTTTTCGGTCGCCTCCCCCGCGGGGGTGGCCTGGCTCCGCTGTCTCGGGGCGGCGTTGGTCCTCCTCGCGTGGCGCAGGCCACCCCGCTCGGCGTGGACCGGCCGCACGTTCCTGCTCGCGGGTGCCTTCGGCGTCGTCACCGCCGGGATGAACGTGCTCTTCTACGAGGCGATCGCGCGGCTGCCGCTGGGCACCGCGGTCGCGCTCGAGTTCGCCGGGCCCGTGGTGGTGGCCGCGTTCGGCTCGCGGACCCGTCGTGACGTCTTCGCGCTGGTGCTGGTGGCGGCCGGCGTACTCGCCATCGCGGACGTCCGGCTCGAAGGCAGCCTGCTCGGCGTGCTGTTCGCCCTCGGCGCGGCGGCCGCCTGGGCGGGATACATCCTGCTCGGGAAGCGGGTCGCGGTCGCCGGGAACGGGATCGACGGGCTGGCCGTCGGGTTCGCGGTCGGCACCGTCGTGCTGTCGCCGCTGGCGCTCGGCACCGGGGCGGTGTGGGGTTCGCCACGTTTGCTGCTGCTCGGCATCGGAGTGGGTGTGCTTTCGACCGTCGTGCCGTACGCGCTCGACCAGGTGGTTTTGCGCAAGGCCGGGCAGGCGCGGTTCGCGCTGCTGCTCGCGTTGCTGCCGGTCACGGCGGGGGTGGTCGGCTTCCTCTGGCTCCGTCAGGTCCCGGCCCTGCCCGAAGCGCTCGGCACGCTGGCCGTCGTCGCCGGGGTGGCGCTGCGCTCCCCGGGGAAACGTGATGACTCGGCGCCCCTCTGA
- a CDS encoding alpha/beta fold hydrolase, translated as MTTSDLLGEAHVVDLGDARIRYRDRGDGPPVVFVHGLLTNGLLWRKVAPAVSDAGFRCLTPDWPLGSHEIPVPHADLSPPGVAALIARFLEALDLTGVTVVANDTGGALTQLLMTTSPERVGRVVLTPSDSFERFLPPLFAGLSPLARIPGGVGLVTAALRWRWLLKTTDFLWLAKHPVPDHVLDAYLLPSRRSAEIRDDLRRFTASVDNRYTLTAAERLPAFTKPVLLAWAPEDRHFPLWVGRKLAGVLPNAELKTIEDSYAFVPEDQPERLSGMMVEFLRAHATT; from the coding sequence ATGACGACCAGCGACCTCCTCGGCGAAGCCCACGTGGTGGATCTCGGCGACGCCCGCATCCGCTACCGCGACCGCGGCGACGGCCCACCCGTGGTCTTCGTGCACGGACTGCTGACCAACGGCCTGCTCTGGCGCAAGGTGGCGCCCGCCGTCTCCGACGCCGGTTTCCGCTGCCTGACCCCGGACTGGCCGCTGGGTTCGCACGAGATCCCGGTCCCCCACGCCGACCTGAGCCCGCCCGGCGTCGCGGCGCTCATCGCGCGGTTCCTCGAAGCGCTCGACCTGACCGGCGTCACCGTGGTCGCGAACGACACCGGCGGCGCGCTGACGCAACTGCTCATGACCACGAGTCCGGAACGGGTGGGCCGGGTCGTGCTGACCCCGTCGGACTCCTTCGAACGCTTCCTGCCGCCGTTGTTCGCGGGGCTGAGCCCGCTGGCGCGGATCCCCGGTGGCGTCGGGCTGGTGACCGCGGCGCTGCGCTGGCGGTGGCTGCTGAAGACGACGGACTTCCTCTGGCTGGCCAAGCACCCGGTCCCGGACCACGTCCTCGACGCGTACCTCCTGCCCAGCCGCCGGAGCGCGGAGATCCGCGACGACCTGCGCCGGTTCACGGCGAGCGTCGACAACCGCTACACCCTCACCGCCGCCGAGCGGCTGCCCGCGTTCACCAAGCCCGTCCTGCTGGCCTGGGCGCCGGAAGACCGGCACTTCCCGTTGTGGGTGGGCCGCAAGCTCGCCGGGGTCCTGCCGAACGCCGAACTGAAGACGATCGAGGACTCCTACGCCTTCGTGCCGGAGGACCAGCCGGAGCGGCTGAGCGGCATGATGGTGGAATTCCTGCGTGCCCACGCCACGACGTAG
- a CDS encoding TetR/AcrR family transcriptional regulator — translation MPTPRRSQTERSQSTQAALITAARTLFAEPGYAAVPADEIVRLAGVTRGALYHHFGDKQGLFRAVIEQIETEITEELQAVRLATDDPWAGALGVLSRFLDLCLRPEVVRIALTDAVSVLGWQEWRELENRYGLGLITEILESAAADGLLIDAPIPELAQLALSACAEAALMIAHAEDREAAKEKALAALVALLSGLVSGKDG, via the coding sequence GTGCCCACGCCACGACGTAGCCAGACCGAACGTTCGCAATCGACGCAGGCCGCGTTGATCACGGCGGCGCGGACGCTGTTCGCCGAACCGGGTTACGCCGCAGTGCCCGCCGACGAGATCGTTCGGTTGGCCGGCGTCACCCGTGGCGCGCTGTATCACCACTTCGGGGACAAACAGGGGCTGTTCCGTGCCGTGATCGAGCAGATCGAAACGGAGATCACCGAGGAACTCCAGGCCGTCCGGCTGGCGACGGACGACCCGTGGGCGGGGGCGCTCGGGGTGCTGAGCCGGTTCCTGGACCTGTGCCTGCGGCCCGAGGTGGTGCGGATCGCGCTCACGGACGCCGTCTCCGTCCTCGGTTGGCAGGAATGGCGGGAGCTGGAGAACCGGTACGGGCTGGGGCTGATCACGGAGATCCTGGAGTCCGCCGCGGCGGACGGGCTGCTGATCGACGCGCCGATCCCGGAGCTGGCGCAACTGGCGCTGAGCGCCTGCGCGGAGGCGGCGCTGATGATCGCGCACGCCGAAGACCGCGAAGCCGCGAAGGAAAAAGCCCTGGCCGCCCTCGTGGCCCTTCTGTCCGGCCTCGTGAGTGGCAAGGACGGTTAG
- a CDS encoding ROK family transcriptional regulator, whose translation MMKPVTSTPVARPDEVRRHNRTTLLRLLHVSGPSTRATLATELGLNRSTIKTLVDGLAEAGVVEERVPRPGRGAGRPSLLVLPQPHAAVVLAVDLQVEHVAIALVGFGGQILGRNSWNLHGRTREADEVITHVIESTTVLAGDLGVQPIAAGVSVPGVVRRADGHVHEAPNLRWTDVALGERLGGVLRIPVLVGNDAELGAIAEHLRGAARGSSDAVYVSADVGVGGGIIADGSSLRGGAGYVGEIGHMAIRPGGRPCYCGSSGCWETEVGEAALCRALDLPEDTPRGAILFELRELGRDPRAAEERLSEFAEWLTLGLVNVVNLLGPQLVVLGDLLTVLPDSIVKSVAGEVRRRSLVSRAVGGTQIVSSALGADVKLLGAAEAAFEMILDTV comes from the coding sequence ATGATGAAGCCCGTGACCAGCACACCCGTTGCACGACCAGACGAGGTGCGCAGGCACAACCGCACGACCTTGCTCCGGTTGCTGCACGTCAGCGGCCCGAGCACCAGGGCGACCCTCGCCACCGAGCTGGGGCTCAACCGCAGCACCATCAAGACCCTCGTCGACGGCCTCGCGGAAGCGGGGGTCGTCGAGGAGCGGGTCCCGAGGCCGGGACGAGGGGCGGGCCGTCCCTCGCTCCTGGTCCTGCCGCAGCCGCACGCGGCGGTGGTGCTCGCGGTGGACCTCCAGGTCGAACACGTGGCGATCGCGCTGGTCGGGTTCGGCGGCCAGATCCTCGGGCGCAACAGCTGGAACCTGCACGGCCGGACGCGGGAGGCCGACGAGGTGATCACGCATGTGATCGAGTCGACCACCGTCCTGGCCGGTGACCTGGGTGTCCAGCCGATCGCCGCGGGCGTGTCCGTGCCCGGTGTCGTCCGCCGGGCCGACGGGCACGTCCACGAGGCGCCCAACCTGCGCTGGACCGACGTGGCGCTGGGGGAACGGCTCGGCGGTGTGCTGCGTATTCCCGTCCTGGTCGGCAACGACGCCGAACTCGGCGCCATCGCCGAACACCTGCGCGGCGCCGCGCGGGGCTCCTCCGACGCCGTGTACGTCTCCGCCGACGTCGGTGTCGGCGGCGGGATCATCGCGGACGGCTCGTCGCTGCGCGGCGGCGCGGGCTACGTCGGCGAGATCGGGCATATGGCGATCCGGCCGGGCGGCCGCCCCTGCTACTGCGGGTCCAGCGGTTGCTGGGAGACCGAGGTCGGCGAGGCGGCGCTGTGCCGCGCGCTCGACCTGCCCGAGGACACCCCGCGCGGGGCGATCCTGTTCGAGCTCCGCGAGCTGGGCCGGGATCCGCGTGCGGCCGAAGAACGGCTCTCGGAGTTCGCGGAATGGCTGACCCTGGGCCTGGTGAACGTGGTCAACCTGCTCGGCCCGCAGCTGGTGGTGCTGGGCGATCTGCTCACCGTGCTGCCCGATTCGATCGTGAAGTCGGTGGCGGGCGAGGTCCGGCGGCGGAGCCTGGTCAGCCGGGCCGTGGGCGGGACGCAGATCGTGAGCTCGGCGCTCGGGGCGGACGTGAAACTGCTCGGTGCCGCTGAAGCGGCCTTCGAGATGATCCTGGACACCGTCTAG
- a CDS encoding sugar ABC transporter permease gives MTETPAKPASPEGGKSAAAALNPSAAITDFGIDTTSMSTREAVGDYFSRLKAGQLGSLPALLGLLVLVIVFASLSDTFLTMNNIANLMAQGAGKAIIAMGIVFVLLLGEIDLSAGTASGVTAAVLAMHYVRNGNLLGGMGNGVFIAFLVVLAIAALLGVILRIWAGVGFAVLAIALVLSGTAANAWIEMLLAISVGGAIGVLTGFLVSKIGMPSFVVTLALFLAWQGVILQFIGEGGTLGISTSDVLFKVANGNLSTVGSWVLFLIAAGGFAAVTLGQHFSRLKRGLVTQPTPMVLFKVGAIGVVAAVATYLLTLNRAPNPNIVISGVPYVVPIVLGLLVLGTYVLNRTQYGRHIYAVGGNREAARRAGINVEKIRASVFVICSAVAAVGAIVYSSKVGSVDPQAGGLNTLLFAVGAAVIGGTSLFGGKGRVVDAVIGGLVLAVVENALGLLKQSAAVVNIVTGLVLLLAATVDALSRRRAAASPR, from the coding sequence ATGACTGAGACACCTGCAAAGCCCGCCTCGCCGGAGGGGGGCAAGTCGGCGGCCGCCGCGCTCAACCCGTCGGCGGCCATCACGGACTTCGGCATCGACACGACATCGATGTCGACGCGCGAAGCCGTCGGCGACTACTTCTCCCGGCTCAAGGCCGGACAGCTGGGTTCGCTCCCGGCGCTGCTCGGCCTGCTCGTGCTGGTGATCGTGTTCGCCTCGCTGTCGGACACCTTCCTGACGATGAACAACATCGCGAACCTGATGGCACAGGGCGCCGGCAAGGCGATCATCGCGATGGGCATCGTGTTCGTGCTGCTGCTCGGCGAGATCGACCTCTCCGCCGGTACGGCCTCCGGTGTCACCGCCGCGGTGCTGGCGATGCACTACGTGCGCAACGGAAACCTGTTGGGCGGTATGGGGAACGGCGTGTTCATCGCGTTCCTCGTCGTCCTCGCGATCGCCGCTCTGCTCGGGGTGATCCTGCGGATCTGGGCGGGCGTCGGGTTCGCCGTGCTCGCCATCGCGCTCGTGCTGTCGGGAACCGCGGCCAACGCGTGGATCGAGATGCTCCTCGCGATCAGCGTCGGTGGCGCGATCGGTGTCCTCACCGGCTTCCTCGTCTCGAAGATCGGCATGCCCTCGTTCGTCGTGACGCTGGCGCTCTTCCTCGCCTGGCAGGGTGTCATCCTCCAATTCATCGGTGAGGGCGGCACGCTCGGCATCAGCACCTCGGACGTGCTGTTCAAGGTCGCCAACGGCAATCTGTCCACTGTGGGCAGCTGGGTCCTGTTCCTGATCGCCGCCGGTGGTTTCGCCGCGGTGACGCTGGGCCAGCACTTCTCGCGGCTCAAACGCGGCCTGGTCACCCAGCCGACGCCGATGGTGCTGTTCAAGGTCGGCGCGATCGGCGTGGTCGCCGCGGTCGCGACCTATCTGCTCACGCTGAACCGCGCGCCGAACCCGAACATCGTGATCTCCGGCGTCCCGTACGTCGTGCCGATCGTGCTCGGCCTGCTGGTGCTCGGGACCTACGTGCTCAACCGCACGCAGTACGGCCGCCACATCTACGCCGTCGGTGGCAACCGCGAGGCGGCCCGCCGCGCCGGTATCAACGTCGAGAAGATCCGCGCCTCGGTGTTCGTGATCTGCTCGGCGGTGGCGGCGGTCGGCGCGATCGTCTACTCGTCGAAGGTCGGTTCGGTCGACCCGCAGGCCGGTGGCCTCAACACGCTGTTGTTCGCGGTCGGTGCCGCCGTCATCGGTGGTACGTCGCTGTTCGGCGGCAAGGGCCGGGTCGTCGACGCGGTGATCGGTGGTCTCGTGCTGGCGGTCGTCGAGAACGCGCTGGGCCTGCTGAAGCAGTCGGCGGCGGTGGTCAACATCGTCACCGGTCTGGTGCTGCTTCTCGCGGCCACGGTGGACGCGCTGTCCCGGCGCCGCGCGGCTGCGTCGCCGCGCTGA
- a CDS encoding ATP-binding cassette domain-containing protein — translation MSEPILELKQLNKSFGPVHVLHDVDFNVRAGEVTALVGDNGAGKSTLVKSIAGIHGYDSGTVTFQGKQVNIHGPRDAADLGIEVVYQDLALAENLDIVQNMFLGRERGSKWLLDEASMEKAARETLASLSVRTVKSVRTPVSALSGGQRQTVAIAKSVLWDSKVVLLDEPTAALGVAQTRQVLDLVRRLAEQGLGVVLISHNMADVFEVADRIAVLYLGRLVAEVHTKDVTHGQVVELITAGRSGDLGLARPEAAVL, via the coding sequence ATGAGTGAACCCATCCTCGAACTGAAGCAGCTGAACAAGAGCTTCGGGCCGGTCCACGTCCTCCACGACGTGGACTTCAACGTGCGGGCCGGTGAGGTCACCGCGCTGGTCGGCGACAACGGTGCCGGTAAGTCCACTTTGGTCAAGTCGATCGCCGGGATCCACGGCTACGACTCGGGAACGGTGACGTTCCAGGGCAAGCAGGTGAACATCCACGGCCCGCGCGACGCCGCGGATCTGGGCATCGAGGTCGTCTACCAGGACCTCGCGCTGGCCGAGAACCTCGACATCGTGCAGAACATGTTCCTCGGCCGGGAACGCGGCAGCAAATGGCTGCTCGACGAGGCCAGCATGGAGAAGGCGGCCCGCGAGACGCTCGCGTCGCTCTCGGTCCGCACCGTGAAATCGGTCCGTACGCCCGTTTCGGCCCTCTCGGGCGGGCAGCGGCAGACCGTCGCGATCGCCAAATCCGTGCTGTGGGACTCGAAGGTCGTCCTGCTCGACGAGCCCACCGCCGCGCTGGGTGTCGCGCAGACCCGTCAGGTGCTCGACCTCGTCCGCCGCCTCGCCGAACAGGGCCTCGGTGTGGTGCTGATCAGCCACAACATGGCCGACGTCTTCGAGGTCGCCGACCGGATCGCGGTGCTCTACCTCGGCCGTCTCGTCGCCGAGGTGCACACCAAGGACGTCACCCACGGCCAGGTCGTGGAACTGATCACCGCCGGTCGCTCCGGCGACCTCGGCCTTGCCCGCCCCGAAGCCGCCGTCCTCTGA